One stretch of Hevea brasiliensis isolate MT/VB/25A 57/8 chromosome 12, ASM3005281v1, whole genome shotgun sequence DNA includes these proteins:
- the LOC110643631 gene encoding uncharacterized protein LOC110643631 isoform X2, with protein MEYEFVAFSDVISNEENGKGLSSGNADAPHLPPCWLTDASVDHDKKELGRSLMDYECLEDSSAALIHEQSRRFCNDNSTEEAEVSEIVVLSQNSEVFEHDGADSCGYNVDFGDWRVYWDSFYLRNYFHNIKTGASTWDPPTGMEHLAYDGVADGLDEVIAQATENDDSPSISRTLLNYSKSLEEPPNDARLEDQPSNEVSTGKGVTADSSFPGMTILTANNSSDLRGELHGISASFDDEVTSCLSSDVQEHIGSLTCKITEKINGDENMQIEIVDPATDRMDTQFDSGMKKKKKKARKMGARRKSSNASEELQCQVILEELSANIGKYWCQRYLLFSRFDSGIQMDEEGWFSVTPEPIARHHALRCDSDIIIDCFAGVGGNAIQFAQRCKHVTAIDVDPKKIDYAYHNAAIYGVRDQIDFIKGDFFVLAPKLKADTVFLSPPWGGPDYAKVKTYNIMRMLKPHDGYFLFNTAKKIAHKIVMFLPRNVDLNQLAELSLSADHPWSLEVEKNFLNGKLKAVTAYFSATTVEGNESP; from the exons ATGGAATATGAGTTTGTAGCATTCAGTGATGTTATTTCAAATGAAGAAAATGGGAAAGGACTTAGTTCAGGCAATGCAGATGCTCCACATTTACCACCATGCTGGTTGACAGATGCAAGTGTTGACCATGATAAGAAAGAACTTGGTAGAAGTTTGATGGATTATGAGTGCCTGGAAGATTCATCTGCTGCTCTAATTCATGAACAAAGCAGAAGGTTTTGCAATGACAACAGTACTGAGGAGGCAGAAGTTTCTGAAATTGTTGTGTTATCTCAGAACTCAGAAGTGTTTGAACATGATGGAGCAGACAGCTGTGGCTACAATGTTGATTTTGGAGATTGGAGGGTATACTGGGACTCTTTCTACTTGAGAAATTACTTTCATAACATCAAAACTGGTGCTTCCACATGGGATCCACCCACTGGTATGGAACATCTAGCATATGATGGTGTTGCTGATGGACTGGATGAAGTAATTGCTCAAGCAACTGAAAATGATGATAGCCCTTCCATTTCTCGCACTTTGCTAAATTATTCTAAGTCATTGGAAGAACCTCCAAATGATGCTAGATTGGAAGATCAGCCATCTAATGAGGTTTCAACGGGGAAAGGAGTCACTGCTGATAGCTCTTTTCCAGGAATGACTATACTAACTGCAAACAACAGTTCTGATCTTCGAGGTGAACTTCATGGGATCAGTGCAAGTTTTGATGATGAGGTTACATCGTGCTTATCATCAGATGTGCAGGAGCATATTGGCAG CTTGACCTGTAAGATCACTGAGAAAATTAATGGGGATGAAAACATGCAAATAGAAATAGTTGATCCTGCAACAGATAGGATGGATACCCAGTTTGACTCTGgcatgaaaaaaaagaaaaagaaagcaaGAAAAATGGGTGCACGTAGGAAATCGTCCAATGCTAGTGAAG AGCTTCAGTGTCAAGTTATCTTGGAAGAGTTATCTGCCAATATTGGCAAATACTGGTGCCAAAGGTACCTTTTGTTCTCCAGATTTGATAGTGGTATACAGATGGACGAGGAAGGTTGGTTTTCTGTGACTCCAGAGCCTATTGCTAGGCATCATGCATTACGTTGTGATAGTGACATCATAATTGACTGTTTCGCTGGAGTTGGTGGAAATGCCATCCAATTTGCGCAGAG GTGCAAACATGTTACTGCGATTGATGTTGATCCAAAGAAGATTGATTATGCGTATCATAATGCTGCCATCTATGGAGTTAGAGACCAAATAGATTTTATAAAGGGGGACTTTTTTGTTTTGGCACCAAAGCTGAAG GCAGACACAGTCTTCTTGTCACCTCCTTGGGGAGGACCTGATTATGCTAAAGTAAAGACTTACAACATCATGAGAATGCTTAAACCACATGATGG ATATTTTCTCTTTAACACTGCAAAGAAAATTGCTCACAAAATTGTCATGTTTCTACCTAGAAATGTTGATCTCAACCAATTGGCAGAGTTGTCTCTATCTGCTGATCATCCATGGTCGCTAGAG GTTGAGAAGAACTTCTTGAATGGCAAGTTGAAGGCAGTAACTGCTTACTTCAGTGCAACCACTGTTGAAGGCAATGAATCACCTTAA
- the LOC110643619 gene encoding THO complex subunit 5B: MEDGEIVEGVAMEEDAQLTTQPKNGKSPYEMLREGKVSVEEIVAQILTIKKENKPKSELRELVTQMFLHFVTLRQANRSILLEEDRVKAETERAKAPVDFTTLQLHNLMYEKSHYVKAIKACKDFKSKYPDIELVPEEEFFRDAPENIKGPVLSDDTSHNLMLKRLNYELHQRKELCKLHEKLEQRKKSLLETIANRKKFLSSLPSHLKSLKKASLPVQNQLGVLHTKKLKQQNSAELLPPPLYVIYTQFLAQKEAFGEHIDLEIVGSLKDAQAFARQQANKDTGISSTVESSRLEDDAPDEEDDGQRRRKRPKRVPSKESLDHVGVFQVHPLKIILHVYDDEVSDPKSAKLITLKFEYLFKLNIVCVGVEGSHEGPENNILCNLFPDDTGVELPHQSAKLFVGDPPAFDETRTSRPYKWAQHLAGIDFLPEIAPLLSGHETANSEATKNEVIVSGLSLYRQQNRVQTVVQRIRSRKRAQLALVEQLDSLVKLKWPCLNCENVPWALHTPLCNLNGWSPAGPPPNQTSSVPVIDTDQVQEPMDADVDRRSGTSKEESESAREDGELPSLVASIVNDVKLTPSKISNLEHSRQLALISKSIISPINKAKSLSFKKHDEDSDILLDIDSDLDELAPLELEAENEACHKIVENPWVDYGVKEYSLVLTRRNIKLEAKIKISMEYPLRPPLFAVSLSSSGENHVESDGSEWCNELRAMEAEVNLFMLRMLPLDQENYILSHQVGYLAMLFDYLMDDASPCEKRSTSVVDVGMCKPVSGRLLARSFRGRDRRKMISWKDTECTSGYPY, translated from the exons ATGGAGGACGGAGAGATAGTGGAGGGAGTGGCGATGGAAGAGGATGCACAGTTAACAACGCAGCCTAAGAATGGGAAGTCACCCTACGAAATGCTGCGAGAAGGCAAAGTCTCAGTGGAGGAAATCGTAGCCCAGATTCTCACCATAAAGAAAGAAAACAAGCCTAAATCGGAGCTCCGCGAACTCGTCACCCAAATGTTTCTCCACTTCGTCACTCTCCGCCAG GCGAACCGCTCGATTCTATTGGAAGAGGATAGAGTGAAAGCGGAGACGGAACGTGCAAAGGCGCCGGTGGATTTCACGACTTTGCAGCTTCATAATTTGATGTATGAGAAGAGCCACTATGTTAAAGCTATAAAAGCTTGTAAAGATTTCAAGTCTAAATATCCTGATATTGAGCTTGTTCCGGAAGAAGAATTTTTCCGTGATGCGCCTGAAAATATCAAAGGTCCTGTTTTGTCTGACGATACTTCACATAATTTGATGCTCAAGAGGCTCAATTATGAGCTGCACCAG CGCAAGGAACTGTGCAAACTTCATGAGAAACTGGAACAACGTAAGAAAAGTTTGTTGGAGACCATTGCAAACCGGAAGAAGTTCTTATCAAGTCTCCCCTCACACCTCAAATCACTCAAGAAGGCATCCTTGCCTGTACAGAACCAATTAGGGGTTCTGCATACAAAGAAATTAAAGCAGCAAAACTCAGCAGAGTTACTTCCTCCTCCTCTTTATGTGATTTACACACAGTTCCTGGCACAAAAGGAAGCCTTTGGAGAACATATTGATCTGGAGATTGTGGGGAGTCTGAAAGATGCTCAAGCTTTTGCCCGTCAGCAGGCAAATAAAGATACAG GCATATCTTCCACTGTAGAGAGTTCCAGGTTGGAGGATGATGCACCTGACGAGGAAGATGATGGCCAGAGAAGGAGAAAACGGCCAAAGAGGGTTCCAAGCAAGGAGAGTCTGGACCATGTAGGAGTATTTCAAGTTCATCCACTTAAGATCATACTCCATGTATATGATGATGAGGTTTCCGATCCAAAATCTGCAAAGCTTATCactttgaagtttgaatacttgtTCAAGTTGAATATTGTTTGTGTTGGGGTTGAGGGATCTCATGAAGGACCTGAGAATAACATCTTATGCAACTTATTTCCTGATGACACTGGTGTTGAGCTTCCTCATCAG TCAGCTAAGCTCTTTGTTGGAGATCCCCCTGCATTTGATGAAACTAGAACTTCACGTCCTTATAAGTGGGCGCAGCATTTGGCAGGGATTGATTTCTTACCTGAGATTGCGCCATTGCTTAGTGGCCATGAAACTGCAAACAGTGAAGCAACAAAAAATGAAGTTATCGTATCTGGTTTATCGCTATATCGTCAACAAAATCGGGTGCAAACTGTCGTGCAAAGAATTCGTTCTCGGAAAAGGGCTCAGCTGGCTCTTGT GGAACAGCTTGATTCACTTGTGAAGCTTAAATGGCCTTGTTTGAATTGTGAAAATGTTCCATGGGCTTTACATACTCCCTTATGCAATTTGAATGGTTGGTCACCTGCTGGGCCCCCACCCAATCAGACTTCATCTGTGCCTGTCATTGACACAGATCAAGTTCAGGAACCCATGGATGCTGATGTGGACCGAAGATCTGGTACTTCAAAGGAAGAGTCAGAGAGTGCTAGGGAAGATGGAGAGCTTCCATCCTTGGTTGCTTCTATTGTGAATGATGTTAAGCTTACTCCTTCAAAAATATCTAATCTAGAGCATAGCAGGCAGCTGGCTTTAATTTCAAAGAGTATTATATCCCCTATTAATAAGGCGAAATCACTAAGTTTCAAGAAACATGATGAGGATTCCGATATCTTGCTGGACATTGATAGTGATCTGGATGAGCTTGCACCACTCGAGCTAGAAGCAGAAAATGAAGCTTGCCATAAGATAGTCGAAAACCCATGGGTGGATTATGGGGTTAAAGAATATTCTCTTGTCTTAACAAGGAGGAATATTAAGTTAGAAGCAAAG ATTAAAATCAGCATGGAGTATCCTCTTAGGCCTCCTCTTTTTGCTGTGAGTCTTAGCTCTAGTGGAGAAAATCATGTGGAGAGTGATGGCTCTGAATGGTGCAATGAACTCCGTGCCATGGAAGCAGAG GTCAATCTTTTCATGCTAAGGATGCTACCTTTGGATCAAGAAAACTATATCTTATCTCATCAGGTGGGCTATCTAGCAATGTTGTTTGACTATTTAATGGATGATGCATCTCCATGTGAAAAAAGGAGTACTTCTGTGGTTGATGTTGGCATGTGTAAGCCTGTTAGTGGTAGGCTTCTTGCCAGATCATTTAGAGGAAGGGATCGCAGGAAGATGATATCCTGGAAGGACACGGAATGCACTTCTGGTTATCCATACTAA
- the LOC110643627 gene encoding uncharacterized protein LOC110643627 produces MPELGLQDQSSSRSGFRARDASPDSVILTLESNFSLFSSASASVDRCSFASDAHDRDSLASEISLHLAGHESSSFGGGVGGSDLHDPSSGPDRDADPNKLISVYGNTKHAHAHVHVHSHSHSHSHSRLFRKVEKEKCTAQKEDKKATIEVEDDSHLLDSARSSFSLALKECQERKSRSEAISKKPDRRRPASLDLNNVIAASSPRLGAMKTSSTSSRKSGMFPSPGTPNYRHASVGLQKGWSSERVPLHNNGNRRQVNAALLPFNNGRTLPSKWEDAERWIFSPVSGDGALKTSLQHPQRRPKSKSGPLGPPGIAYYSLYSPAMPVFEGGNAGNFIAGSPFSAGVIAADGLSIPSNGHGLAFSARTEPCMARSVSVHGCSEALAQSSLPSQDEKLDDVKNAAADMPSSVSRRDMATQMSPEGSNHSSPSGRASFSVSTPSALTIMELENIHSSKSEVRDVEVDEKVTFTRWTKKHRVRNQGKRSEIVDDWRKKTADARCSGWDVAEAAKSISKAKREEAKISAWENLQKAKAEAAIRKLEMKLEKKRSSSMDKIMNKLRSAQKKAQEMRTFVLSNQANQVSRTSHKVISFRRTRQMGSLSGCFTCHAF; encoded by the exons ATGCCGGAGCTTGGGCTTCAGGATCAGAGCTCGTCGAGATCGGGTTTTAGAGCTCGCGATGCTAGCCCTGACTCTGTGATTTTAACTCTCGAGTCCAACTTTAGTCTGTTTTCTTCTGCTTCTGCCAGCGTTGATCGGTGCTCTTTTGCTTCCGATGCTCATGACCGTGACTCTCTCGCTTCTGAAATTTCTCTG CATTTGGCAGGACATGAATCTTCATCTTTTGGTGGGGGCGTCGGTGGTAGTGACCTTCACGATCCTTCGAGTGGTCCAGATCGAGATGCAGATCCAAACAAACTCATCTCTGTATACGGCAACACCAAGCACGCTCACGCTCACGTTCACGTTCACTCTCACTCTCACTCTCACTCTCACTCTCGTCTCTTCAGAAAAGTTGAAAAAGAGAAATGTACAG CTCAAAAAGAAGACAAAAAAGCTACTATAGAAGTAGAGGACGATAGCCATCTCTTAGATTCAGCGAGAAGCTCATTCTCTCTTGCTCTTAAAG AGTGTCAGGAAAGGAAATCCAGATCTGAAGCCATTTCGAAGAAGCCAGACAGGAGGAGACCTGCTTCGCTGGATCTGAACAATGTTATTGCCGCCTCATCGCCGCGATTGGGTGCCATGAAAACGAGCTCGACTTCGTCGCGCAAGTCCGGTATGTTTCCTAGTCCTGGCACACCTAATTATCGCCACGCTAGTGTTGGATTGCAGAAGGGTTGGAGCTCGGAGCGAGTGCCATTGCATAACAATGGTAATAGGCGCCAAGTAAATGCTGCGTTATTGCCTTTCAATAATGGGAGGACGTTGCCATCGAAATGGGAGGATGCTGAGAGGTGGATATTTAGTCCTGTTTCTGGAGATGGTGCACTGAAAACGTCTCTTCAACATCCTCAGCGGAGGCCAAAGTCGAAGAGTGGACCGCTTGGGCCTCCTGGGATTGCGTATTATTCGTTGTATTCGCCTGCCATGCCAGTATTTGAAGGAGGGAATGCGGGAAATTTCATCGCAGGTTCTCCTTTTTCAGCTGGTGTTATTGCAGCGGATGGACTGTCTATTCCGTCTAATGGCCATGGTTTGGCCTTTTCTGCGCGGACAGAGCCTTGCATGGCCCGTTCCGTTAGTGTGCACGGGTGCTCTGAGGCGTTGGCCCAGTCCTCGTTGCCCTCCCAAG ATGAGAAGCTTGATGATGTGAAGAATGCAGCGGCTGATATGCCTTCTTCCGTTTCAAGAAGGGACATGGCAACCCAAATGAGTCCTGAGGGTAGCAACCATTCATCTCCAAGCGGGAGGGCATCATTCTCTGTTTCCACTCCATCTGCGCTAACTATTATGGAACTGGAGAATATCCATTCCTCCAAATCAGAAGTCAGGGATGTGGAGGTGGATGAAAAGGTTACTTTCACGAGGTGGACTAAGAAACATAGGGTTCGCAACCAGGGGAAGAGATCAGAAATTGTTGATGACTGGAGAAAGAAAACTGCTGATGCTCGATGTTCAGGTTGGGACGTTGCAGAGGCTGCAAAGAGCATTTCAAA GGCCAAAAGAGAGGAAGCCAAAATCAGTGCATGGGAGAATCTGCAGAAGGCAAAAGCTGAGGCAGCAATAAGGAAACTTGAG ATGAAGCTTGAAAAAAAGAGATCATCATCTATGGATAAAATTATGAATAAGCTGAGATCAGCCCAGAAGAAAGCCCAAGAAATGAGAACCTTCGTATTATCCAACCAGGCAAACCAAGTTTCCAGGACTTCTCACAAGGTTATATCATTCCGCAGAACCCGTCAAATGGGGTCCTTGAGTGGTTGCTTCACATGCCATGCTTTCTAG
- the LOC110643631 gene encoding uncharacterized protein LOC110643631 isoform X1, with protein MQKFPQDYEDNSSNIPASTIEFSEAPEDVELTKQMDALGLPLSFQSNKEVRNKMIAGKRKGTHLKLSCGHKEAKDEALEFTRVSEVEIVSPTVLHDNTSDSLCCMSILGQSESYYYDVAVDTSDSQCPAGEDPSRPTEIISDAVFDGKSDLSNNGMEYEFVAFSDVISNEENGKGLSSGNADAPHLPPCWLTDASVDHDKKELGRSLMDYECLEDSSAALIHEQSRRFCNDNSTEEAEVSEIVVLSQNSEVFEHDGADSCGYNVDFGDWRVYWDSFYLRNYFHNIKTGASTWDPPTGMEHLAYDGVADGLDEVIAQATENDDSPSISRTLLNYSKSLEEPPNDARLEDQPSNEVSTGKGVTADSSFPGMTILTANNSSDLRGELHGISASFDDEVTSCLSSDVQEHIGSLTCKITEKINGDENMQIEIVDPATDRMDTQFDSGMKKKKKKARKMGARRKSSNASEELQCQVILEELSANIGKYWCQRYLLFSRFDSGIQMDEEGWFSVTPEPIARHHALRCDSDIIIDCFAGVGGNAIQFAQRCKHVTAIDVDPKKIDYAYHNAAIYGVRDQIDFIKGDFFVLAPKLKADTVFLSPPWGGPDYAKVKTYNIMRMLKPHDGYFLFNTAKKIAHKIVMFLPRNVDLNQLAELSLSADHPWSLEVEKNFLNGKLKAVTAYFSATTVEGNESP; from the exons ATGCAGAAATTTCCTCAGGATTATGAAGATAACAGTTCAAACATCCCTGCCTCAACCATTG AGTTTAGTGAAGCCCCAGAGGATGTGGAGCTGACAAAACAGATGGATGCCTTAGGGCTTCCCCTCTCCTTTCAGTCCAATAAAGAG GTGAGGAACAAAATGATTGCAGGCAAAAGGAAAGGCACTCATTTGAAGCTTTCTTGTGGTCATAAAGAAGCTAAGGATGAAGCACTAGAATTTACCAGAGTGAGTGAGGTGGAGATTGTATCTCCTACTGTTTTGCATGATAACACAAGCGATTCTTTATGTTGCATGTCAATACTGGGCCAAAGTGAATCATATTATTATGATGTTGCAGTTGATACCAGTGATTCTCAATGCCCTGCTGGTGAAGATCCTTCAAGGCCCACTGAGATTATATCTGATGCTGTTTTTGATGGAAAATCTGATCTGTCTAATAATGGCATGGAATATGAGTTTGTAGCATTCAGTGATGTTATTTCAAATGAAGAAAATGGGAAAGGACTTAGTTCAGGCAATGCAGATGCTCCACATTTACCACCATGCTGGTTGACAGATGCAAGTGTTGACCATGATAAGAAAGAACTTGGTAGAAGTTTGATGGATTATGAGTGCCTGGAAGATTCATCTGCTGCTCTAATTCATGAACAAAGCAGAAGGTTTTGCAATGACAACAGTACTGAGGAGGCAGAAGTTTCTGAAATTGTTGTGTTATCTCAGAACTCAGAAGTGTTTGAACATGATGGAGCAGACAGCTGTGGCTACAATGTTGATTTTGGAGATTGGAGGGTATACTGGGACTCTTTCTACTTGAGAAATTACTTTCATAACATCAAAACTGGTGCTTCCACATGGGATCCACCCACTGGTATGGAACATCTAGCATATGATGGTGTTGCTGATGGACTGGATGAAGTAATTGCTCAAGCAACTGAAAATGATGATAGCCCTTCCATTTCTCGCACTTTGCTAAATTATTCTAAGTCATTGGAAGAACCTCCAAATGATGCTAGATTGGAAGATCAGCCATCTAATGAGGTTTCAACGGGGAAAGGAGTCACTGCTGATAGCTCTTTTCCAGGAATGACTATACTAACTGCAAACAACAGTTCTGATCTTCGAGGTGAACTTCATGGGATCAGTGCAAGTTTTGATGATGAGGTTACATCGTGCTTATCATCAGATGTGCAGGAGCATATTGGCAG CTTGACCTGTAAGATCACTGAGAAAATTAATGGGGATGAAAACATGCAAATAGAAATAGTTGATCCTGCAACAGATAGGATGGATACCCAGTTTGACTCTGgcatgaaaaaaaagaaaaagaaagcaaGAAAAATGGGTGCACGTAGGAAATCGTCCAATGCTAGTGAAG AGCTTCAGTGTCAAGTTATCTTGGAAGAGTTATCTGCCAATATTGGCAAATACTGGTGCCAAAGGTACCTTTTGTTCTCCAGATTTGATAGTGGTATACAGATGGACGAGGAAGGTTGGTTTTCTGTGACTCCAGAGCCTATTGCTAGGCATCATGCATTACGTTGTGATAGTGACATCATAATTGACTGTTTCGCTGGAGTTGGTGGAAATGCCATCCAATTTGCGCAGAG GTGCAAACATGTTACTGCGATTGATGTTGATCCAAAGAAGATTGATTATGCGTATCATAATGCTGCCATCTATGGAGTTAGAGACCAAATAGATTTTATAAAGGGGGACTTTTTTGTTTTGGCACCAAAGCTGAAG GCAGACACAGTCTTCTTGTCACCTCCTTGGGGAGGACCTGATTATGCTAAAGTAAAGACTTACAACATCATGAGAATGCTTAAACCACATGATGG ATATTTTCTCTTTAACACTGCAAAGAAAATTGCTCACAAAATTGTCATGTTTCTACCTAGAAATGTTGATCTCAACCAATTGGCAGAGTTGTCTCTATCTGCTGATCATCCATGGTCGCTAGAG GTTGAGAAGAACTTCTTGAATGGCAAGTTGAAGGCAGTAACTGCTTACTTCAGTGCAACCACTGTTGAAGGCAATGAATCACCTTAA